The following coding sequences lie in one Mus musculus strain C57BL/6J chromosome 11, GRCm38.p6 C57BL/6J genomic window:
- the Mapk7 gene encoding mitogen-activated protein kinase 7 isoform d (isoform d is encoded by transcript variant 6) has protein sequence MPFSCSPGQQVAIKKIPNAFDVVTNAKRTLRELKILKHFKHDNIIAIKDILKPTVPYGEFRSVYVVLDLMESDLHQIIHSSQPLTLEHVRYFLYQLLRGLKYMHSAQVIHRDLKPSNLLVNENCELKIGDFGMARGLCTSPAEHQYFMTEYVATRWYRAPELMLSLHEYTQAIDLWSVGCIFGEMLARRQLFPGKNYVHQLQLIMMVLGTPSPAVIQAVGAERVRAYIQSLPPRQPVPWETVYPGADRQALSLLGRMLRFEPSARISAAAALRHPFLAKYHDPDDEPDCAPPFDFAFDREALTRERIKEAIVAEIEDFHARREGIRQQIRFQPSLQPVASEPVCPDVEMPSPWAPSGDCAMESPPPALPPCSDPAPDTVDLTLQPAPPANGPSAPLEAPEPRKPVTAQERQREREEKRRRRQERAKEREKRRQERERKERGAGTLGGPSTDPLAGLVLSDNDRSLLERWTRMARPPAPAPAPAPAPAPAPSSAQPTSTPTGPVSQSTGPLQPAGSIPGPASQPVCPPPGPVPQPAGPIPAPLQTAPSTSLLASQSLVPPSGLPGSGAPEVLPYFPSGPPPPDPGLTPQPSTSESPDVNLVTQQLSKSQVEDPLPPVFSGTPKGSGAGYGVGFDLEEFLNQSFDMGVADGPQDGQADSASLSASLLADWLEGHGMNPADIESLQREIQMDSPMLLSDLPDLQEP, from the exons ATGCCCTTTTCCTGCTCCCCAGGCCAGCAGGTGGCCATCAAGAAGATACCTAATGCTTTTGATGTGGTGACCAATGCCAAACGGACCCTCAGGGAGCTGAAGATCCTCAAACACTTCAAACACGACAATATCATCGCCATCAAGGACATCCTGAAGCCTACTGTGCCCTATGGAGAATTCAGATCTGT CTATGTGGTACTGGACCTCATGGAGAGCGACCTACACCAGATCATTCACTCTTCACAGCCGCTCACCCTGGAACATGTGAGATACTTCCTGTACCAGCTGCTTCGGGGCCTCAAATACATGCACTCTGCTCAGGTCATCCACCGTGATCTTAAACCCTCTAACCTTCTGGTCAATGAGAACTGTGAGCTCAAGATCGGTGACTTTGGAATGGCCCGTGGCCTCTGTACTTCCCCTGCCGAGCACCAGTACTTCATGACTGAGTATGTGGCTACTCGCTGGTACCGTGCCCCGGAGCTCATGCTTTCCCTGCACGAGTATACGCAGGCAATCGACCTCTGGTCTGTGGGCTGCATCTTTGGTGAGATGCTGGCTCGGCGCCAGCTCTTCCCAGGCAAAAACTACGTGCACCAGTTACAGCTGATCATGATGGTGTTGGGAACTCCGTCACCAGCTGTGATTCAGGCTGTGGGGGCTGAAAGGGTGCGAGCCTATATCCAGAGCCTGCCACCAAGGCAACCTGTGCCTTGGGAGACAGTATACCCAGGTGCTGACCGCCAGGCCCTCTCCCTGCTGGGACGCATGTTGCGATTTGAACCCAGTGCCCgaatctcagctgctgctgcccTTCGCCACCCCTTCCTGGCTAAGTACCATGACCCTGATGATGAGCCTGATTGCGCCCCACCTTTTGACTTTGCTTTTGACCGTGAAGCCCTTACCAGGGAGCGCATTAAGGAGGCCATTGTGGCTGAGATTGAGGACTTCCATGCACGACGGGAGGGCATCCGCCAACAAATCCGCTTCCAGCCTTCTCTGCAGCCTGTGGCTAGTGAGCCTGTGTGTCCAGATGTTGAGATGCCCAGTCCCTGGGCTCCAAGTGGAGACTGTGCCATGGAGTCGCCTCCTCCAGCACTGCCACCATGCTCTGATCCTGCACCTGACACCGTTGATCTGACTCTGCAGCCTGCCCCGCCGGCCA ATGGGCCCAGTGCACCCTTGGAGGCGCCTGAGCCTCGAAAGCCCGTGACAGCTCAGGAACGCCAGCGAGAACGAGAAGAGAAGCGCAGGAGGCGACAAGAGAGAGCCAAGGAGCGGGAGAAGCGACGACAAGAGAGAGAACGCAAGGAGAGGGGGGCTGGTACCTTGGGGGGCCCCTCTACTGACCCTCTGGCTGGACTGGTGCTCAGTGACAATGACCGAAGCCTGCTAGAGCGGTGGACTCGCATGGCTaggcctcctgcccctgcccctgccccagcgCCAGCACCAGCGCCAGCACCGTCCTCTGCCCAGCCCACTAGTACTCCTACTGGCCCCGTATCTCAGTCTACTGGTCCTCTACAGCCTGCAGGCTCTATTCCGGGTCCTGCCTCCCAGCCTGTTTGCCCACCCCCTGGCCCTGTTCCCCAGCCTGCTGGCCCTATCCCTGCTCCGCTCCAGACTGCCCCTTCCACTAGCCTTTTGGCCTCCCAGTCACTTGTGCCACCTAGTGGGTTGCCTGGTTCTGGTGCCCCAGAAGTTCTGCCTTACTTCCCATCTGGCCCACCACCTCCAGATCCTGGGCTCACCCCTCAGCCTTCTACATCAGAGTCACCTGATGTCAACCTGGTGACTCAGCAGCTGTCCAAGTCTCAG GTGGAGGACCCCCTGCCTCCTGTGTTCTCTGGCACTCCAAAGGGCAGTGGGGCTGGCTACGGAGTTGGCTTTGATCTGGAGGAATTCTTAAATCAATCTTTTGATATGGGTGTGGCTGATGGGCCACAGGATGG CCAGGCAGACTCAGCCTCACTCTCAGCCTCTCTCCTTGCTGACTGGCTTGAGGGCCATGGCATGAACCCTGCTGACATTGAGTCTCTGCAGCGTGAGATCCAGATGGACTCCCCAATGCTGCTGTCTGACCTGCCTGACCTCCAAGAGCCCTGA
- the Mapk7 gene encoding mitogen-activated protein kinase 7 isoform b (isoform b is encoded by transcript variant 3): protein MCGLLSRGGQQVAIKKIPNAFDVVTNAKRTLRELKILKHFKHDNIIAIKDILKPTVPYGEFRSVYVVLDLMESDLHQIIHSSQPLTLEHVRYFLYQLLRGLKYMHSAQVIHRDLKPSNLLVNENCELKIGDFGMARGLCTSPAEHQYFMTEYVATRWYRAPELMLSLHEYTQAIDLWSVGCIFGEMLARRQLFPGKNYVHQLQLIMMVLGTPSPAVIQAVGAERVRAYIQSLPPRQPVPWETVYPGADRQALSLLGRMLRFEPSARISAAAALRHPFLAKYHDPDDEPDCAPPFDFAFDREALTRERIKEAIVAEIEDFHARREGIRQQIRFQPSLQPVASEPVCPDVEMPSPWAPSGDCAMESPPPALPPCSDPAPDTVDLTLQPAPPASELAPPKREGAISDNTKAALKAALLKSLRSRLRDGPSAPLEAPEPRKPVTAQERQREREEKRRRRQERAKEREKRRQERERKERGAGTLGGPSTDPLAGLVLSDNDRSLLERWTRMARPPAPAPAPAPAPAPAPSSAQPTSTPTGPVSQSTGPLQPAGSIPGPASQPVCPPPGPVPQPAGPIPAPLQTAPSTSLLASQSLVPPSGLPGSGAPEVLPYFPSGPPPPDPGLTPQPSTSESPDVNLVTQQLSKSQVEDPLPPVFSGTPKGSGAGYGVGFDLEEFLNQSFDMGVADGPQDGQADSASLSASLLADWLEGHGMNPADIESLQREIQMDSPMLLSDLPDLQEP from the exons ATGTGTGGACTGCTTTCCAGAGGCG GCCAGCAGGTGGCCATCAAGAAGATACCTAATGCTTTTGATGTGGTGACCAATGCCAAACGGACCCTCAGGGAGCTGAAGATCCTCAAACACTTCAAACACGACAATATCATCGCCATCAAGGACATCCTGAAGCCTACTGTGCCCTATGGAGAATTCAGATCTGT CTATGTGGTACTGGACCTCATGGAGAGCGACCTACACCAGATCATTCACTCTTCACAGCCGCTCACCCTGGAACATGTGAGATACTTCCTGTACCAGCTGCTTCGGGGCCTCAAATACATGCACTCTGCTCAGGTCATCCACCGTGATCTTAAACCCTCTAACCTTCTGGTCAATGAGAACTGTGAGCTCAAGATCGGTGACTTTGGAATGGCCCGTGGCCTCTGTACTTCCCCTGCCGAGCACCAGTACTTCATGACTGAGTATGTGGCTACTCGCTGGTACCGTGCCCCGGAGCTCATGCTTTCCCTGCACGAGTATACGCAGGCAATCGACCTCTGGTCTGTGGGCTGCATCTTTGGTGAGATGCTGGCTCGGCGCCAGCTCTTCCCAGGCAAAAACTACGTGCACCAGTTACAGCTGATCATGATGGTGTTGGGAACTCCGTCACCAGCTGTGATTCAGGCTGTGGGGGCTGAAAGGGTGCGAGCCTATATCCAGAGCCTGCCACCAAGGCAACCTGTGCCTTGGGAGACAGTATACCCAGGTGCTGACCGCCAGGCCCTCTCCCTGCTGGGACGCATGTTGCGATTTGAACCCAGTGCCCgaatctcagctgctgctgcccTTCGCCACCCCTTCCTGGCTAAGTACCATGACCCTGATGATGAGCCTGATTGCGCCCCACCTTTTGACTTTGCTTTTGACCGTGAAGCCCTTACCAGGGAGCGCATTAAGGAGGCCATTGTGGCTGAGATTGAGGACTTCCATGCACGACGGGAGGGCATCCGCCAACAAATCCGCTTCCAGCCTTCTCTGCAGCCTGTGGCTAGTGAGCCTGTGTGTCCAGATGTTGAGATGCCCAGTCCCTGGGCTCCAAGTGGAGACTGTGCCATGGAGTCGCCTCCTCCAGCACTGCCACCATGCTCTGATCCTGCACCTGACACCGTTGATCTGACTCTGCAGCCTGCCCCGCCGGCCAGTGAGCTTGCTCCACCAAAAAGAGAGGGTGCCATCTCCGACAATACCAAAGCAGCCCTCAAAGCTGCCCTGCTCAAGTCCCTAAGGAGCAGGCTCAGAG ATGGGCCCAGTGCACCCTTGGAGGCGCCTGAGCCTCGAAAGCCCGTGACAGCTCAGGAACGCCAGCGAGAACGAGAAGAGAAGCGCAGGAGGCGACAAGAGAGAGCCAAGGAGCGGGAGAAGCGACGACAAGAGAGAGAACGCAAGGAGAGGGGGGCTGGTACCTTGGGGGGCCCCTCTACTGACCCTCTGGCTGGACTGGTGCTCAGTGACAATGACCGAAGCCTGCTAGAGCGGTGGACTCGCATGGCTaggcctcctgcccctgcccctgccccagcgCCAGCACCAGCGCCAGCACCGTCCTCTGCCCAGCCCACTAGTACTCCTACTGGCCCCGTATCTCAGTCTACTGGTCCTCTACAGCCTGCAGGCTCTATTCCGGGTCCTGCCTCCCAGCCTGTTTGCCCACCCCCTGGCCCTGTTCCCCAGCCTGCTGGCCCTATCCCTGCTCCGCTCCAGACTGCCCCTTCCACTAGCCTTTTGGCCTCCCAGTCACTTGTGCCACCTAGTGGGTTGCCTGGTTCTGGTGCCCCAGAAGTTCTGCCTTACTTCCCATCTGGCCCACCACCTCCAGATCCTGGGCTCACCCCTCAGCCTTCTACATCAGAGTCACCTGATGTCAACCTGGTGACTCAGCAGCTGTCCAAGTCTCAG GTGGAGGACCCCCTGCCTCCTGTGTTCTCTGGCACTCCAAAGGGCAGTGGGGCTGGCTACGGAGTTGGCTTTGATCTGGAGGAATTCTTAAATCAATCTTTTGATATGGGTGTGGCTGATGGGCCACAGGATGG CCAGGCAGACTCAGCCTCACTCTCAGCCTCTCTCCTTGCTGACTGGCTTGAGGGCCATGGCATGAACCCTGCTGACATTGAGTCTCTGCAGCGTGAGATCCAGATGGACTCCCCAATGCTGCTGTCTGACCTGCCTGACCTCCAAGAGCCCTGA
- the Mapk7 gene encoding mitogen-activated protein kinase 7 isoform c (isoform c is encoded by transcript variant 4), with the protein MESDLHQIIHSSQPLTLEHVRYFLYQLLRGLKYMHSAQVIHRDLKPSNLLVNENCELKIGDFGMARGLCTSPAEHQYFMTEYVATRWYRAPELMLSLHEYTQAIDLWSVGCIFGEMLARRQLFPGKNYVHQLQLIMMVLGTPSPAVIQAVGAERVRAYIQSLPPRQPVPWETVYPGADRQALSLLGRMLRFEPSARISAAAALRHPFLAKYHDPDDEPDCAPPFDFAFDREALTRERIKEAIVAEIEDFHARREGIRQQIRFQPSLQPVASEPVCPDVEMPSPWAPSGDCAMESPPPALPPCSDPAPDTVDLTLQPAPPASELAPPKREGAISDNTKAALKAALLKSLRSRLRDGPSAPLEAPEPRKPVTAQERQREREEKRRRRQERAKEREKRRQERERKERGAGTLGGPSTDPLAGLVLSDNDRSLLERWTRMARPPAPAPAPAPAPAPAPSSAQPTSTPTGPVSQSTGPLQPAGSIPGPASQPVCPPPGPVPQPAGPIPAPLQTAPSTSLLASQSLVPPSGLPGSGAPEVLPYFPSGPPPPDPGLTPQPSTSESPDVNLVTQQLSKSQVEDPLPPVFSGTPKGSGAGYGVGFDLEEFLNQSFDMGVADGPQDGQADSASLSASLLADWLEGHGMNPADIESLQREIQMDSPMLLSDLPDLQEP; encoded by the exons ATGGAGAGCGACCTACACCAGATCATTCACTCTTCACAGCCGCTCACCCTGGAACATGTGAGATACTTCCTGTACCAGCTGCTTCGGGGCCTCAAATACATGCACTCTGCTCAGGTCATCCACCGTGATCTTAAACCCTCTAACCTTCTGGTCAATGAGAACTGTGAGCTCAAGATCGGTGACTTTGGAATGGCCCGTGGCCTCTGTACTTCCCCTGCCGAGCACCAGTACTTCATGACTGAGTATGTGGCTACTCGCTGGTACCGTGCCCCGGAGCTCATGCTTTCCCTGCACGAGTATACGCAGGCAATCGACCTCTGGTCTGTGGGCTGCATCTTTGGTGAGATGCTGGCTCGGCGCCAGCTCTTCCCAGGCAAAAACTACGTGCACCAGTTACAGCTGATCATGATGGTGTTGGGAACTCCGTCACCAGCTGTGATTCAGGCTGTGGGGGCTGAAAGGGTGCGAGCCTATATCCAGAGCCTGCCACCAAGGCAACCTGTGCCTTGGGAGACAGTATACCCAGGTGCTGACCGCCAGGCCCTCTCCCTGCTGGGACGCATGTTGCGATTTGAACCCAGTGCCCgaatctcagctgctgctgcccTTCGCCACCCCTTCCTGGCTAAGTACCATGACCCTGATGATGAGCCTGATTGCGCCCCACCTTTTGACTTTGCTTTTGACCGTGAAGCCCTTACCAGGGAGCGCATTAAGGAGGCCATTGTGGCTGAGATTGAGGACTTCCATGCACGACGGGAGGGCATCCGCCAACAAATCCGCTTCCAGCCTTCTCTGCAGCCTGTGGCTAGTGAGCCTGTGTGTCCAGATGTTGAGATGCCCAGTCCCTGGGCTCCAAGTGGAGACTGTGCCATGGAGTCGCCTCCTCCAGCACTGCCACCATGCTCTGATCCTGCACCTGACACCGTTGATCTGACTCTGCAGCCTGCCCCGCCGGCCAGTGAGCTTGCTCCACCAAAAAGAGAGGGTGCCATCTCCGACAATACCAAAGCAGCCCTCAAAGCTGCCCTGCTCAAGTCCCTAAGGAGCAGGCTCAGAG ATGGGCCCAGTGCACCCTTGGAGGCGCCTGAGCCTCGAAAGCCCGTGACAGCTCAGGAACGCCAGCGAGAACGAGAAGAGAAGCGCAGGAGGCGACAAGAGAGAGCCAAGGAGCGGGAGAAGCGACGACAAGAGAGAGAACGCAAGGAGAGGGGGGCTGGTACCTTGGGGGGCCCCTCTACTGACCCTCTGGCTGGACTGGTGCTCAGTGACAATGACCGAAGCCTGCTAGAGCGGTGGACTCGCATGGCTaggcctcctgcccctgcccctgccccagcgCCAGCACCAGCGCCAGCACCGTCCTCTGCCCAGCCCACTAGTACTCCTACTGGCCCCGTATCTCAGTCTACTGGTCCTCTACAGCCTGCAGGCTCTATTCCGGGTCCTGCCTCCCAGCCTGTTTGCCCACCCCCTGGCCCTGTTCCCCAGCCTGCTGGCCCTATCCCTGCTCCGCTCCAGACTGCCCCTTCCACTAGCCTTTTGGCCTCCCAGTCACTTGTGCCACCTAGTGGGTTGCCTGGTTCTGGTGCCCCAGAAGTTCTGCCTTACTTCCCATCTGGCCCACCACCTCCAGATCCTGGGCTCACCCCTCAGCCTTCTACATCAGAGTCACCTGATGTCAACCTGGTGACTCAGCAGCTGTCCAAGTCTCAG GTGGAGGACCCCCTGCCTCCTGTGTTCTCTGGCACTCCAAAGGGCAGTGGGGCTGGCTACGGAGTTGGCTTTGATCTGGAGGAATTCTTAAATCAATCTTTTGATATGGGTGTGGCTGATGGGCCACAGGATGG CCAGGCAGACTCAGCCTCACTCTCAGCCTCTCTCCTTGCTGACTGGCTTGAGGGCCATGGCATGAACCCTGCTGACATTGAGTCTCTGCAGCGTGAGATCCAGATGGACTCCCCAATGCTGCTGTCTGACCTGCCTGACCTCCAAGAGCCCTGA
- the Mapk7 gene encoding mitogen-activated protein kinase 7 isoform X1 translates to MAEPLKEEDGEDGSGEPPGRVKAEPVHTAASVVAKNLALLKARSFDVTFDVGDEYEIIETIGNGAYGVVSSARRRLTGQQVAIKKIPNAFDVVTNAKRTLRELKILKHFKHDNIIAIKDILKPTVPYGEFRSVYVVLDLMESDLHQIIHSSQPLTLEHVRYFLYQLLRGLKYMHSAQVIHRDLKPSNLLVNENCELKIGDFGMARGLCTSPAEHQYFMTEYVATRWYRAPELMLSLHEYTQAIDLWSVGCIFGEMLARRQLFPGKNYVHQLQLIMMVLGTPSPAVIQAVGAERVRAYIQSLPPRQPVPWETVYPGADRQALSLLGRMLRFEPSARISAAAALRHPFLAKYHDPDDEPDCAPPFDFAFDREALTRERIKEAIVAEIEDFHARREGIRQQIRFQPSLQPVASEPVCPDVEMPSPWAPSGDCAMESPPPALPPCSDPAPDTVDLTLQPAPPASELAPPKREGAISDNTKAALKAALLKSLRSRLRDGPSAPLEAPEPRKPVTAQERQREREEKRRRRQERAKEREKRRQERERKERGAGTLGGPSTDPLAGLVLSDNDRSLLERWTRMARPPAPAPAPAPAPAPAPSSAQPTSTPTGPVSQSTGPLQPAGSIPGPASQPVCPPPGPVPQPAGPIPAPLQTAPSTSLLASQSLVPPSGLPGSGAPEVLPYFPSGPPPPDPGLTPQPSTSESPDVNLVTQQLSKSQVEDPLPPVFSGTPKGSGAGYGVGFDLEEFLNQSFDMGVADGPQDGQADSASLSASLLADWLEGHGMNPADIESLQREIQMDSPMLLSDLPDLQEP, encoded by the exons ATGGCCGAACCGCTGAAGGAGGAGGACGGCGAAGATGGCTCTGGGGAGCCCCCTGGGAGGGTGAAGGCAGAACCCGTTCACACCGCTGCCTCTGTGGTGGCCAAGAACCTGGCCCTGCTCAAAGCCCGCTCCTTCGACGTGACCTTTGACGTGGGGGACGAGTACGAGATCATCGAGACCATAGGCAATGGGGCCTACGGGGTGGTGTCTTCGGCGCGCCGCCGCCTCACGG GCCAGCAGGTGGCCATCAAGAAGATACCTAATGCTTTTGATGTGGTGACCAATGCCAAACGGACCCTCAGGGAGCTGAAGATCCTCAAACACTTCAAACACGACAATATCATCGCCATCAAGGACATCCTGAAGCCTACTGTGCCCTATGGAGAATTCAGATCTGT CTATGTGGTACTGGACCTCATGGAGAGCGACCTACACCAGATCATTCACTCTTCACAGCCGCTCACCCTGGAACATGTGAGATACTTCCTGTACCAGCTGCTTCGGGGCCTCAAATACATGCACTCTGCTCAGGTCATCCACCGTGATCTTAAACCCTCTAACCTTCTGGTCAATGAGAACTGTGAGCTCAAGATCGGTGACTTTGGAATGGCCCGTGGCCTCTGTACTTCCCCTGCCGAGCACCAGTACTTCATGACTGAGTATGTGGCTACTCGCTGGTACCGTGCCCCGGAGCTCATGCTTTCCCTGCACGAGTATACGCAGGCAATCGACCTCTGGTCTGTGGGCTGCATCTTTGGTGAGATGCTGGCTCGGCGCCAGCTCTTCCCAGGCAAAAACTACGTGCACCAGTTACAGCTGATCATGATGGTGTTGGGAACTCCGTCACCAGCTGTGATTCAGGCTGTGGGGGCTGAAAGGGTGCGAGCCTATATCCAGAGCCTGCCACCAAGGCAACCTGTGCCTTGGGAGACAGTATACCCAGGTGCTGACCGCCAGGCCCTCTCCCTGCTGGGACGCATGTTGCGATTTGAACCCAGTGCCCgaatctcagctgctgctgcccTTCGCCACCCCTTCCTGGCTAAGTACCATGACCCTGATGATGAGCCTGATTGCGCCCCACCTTTTGACTTTGCTTTTGACCGTGAAGCCCTTACCAGGGAGCGCATTAAGGAGGCCATTGTGGCTGAGATTGAGGACTTCCATGCACGACGGGAGGGCATCCGCCAACAAATCCGCTTCCAGCCTTCTCTGCAGCCTGTGGCTAGTGAGCCTGTGTGTCCAGATGTTGAGATGCCCAGTCCCTGGGCTCCAAGTGGAGACTGTGCCATGGAGTCGCCTCCTCCAGCACTGCCACCATGCTCTGATCCTGCACCTGACACCGTTGATCTGACTCTGCAGCCTGCCCCGCCGGCCAGTGAGCTTGCTCCACCAAAAAGAGAGGGTGCCATCTCCGACAATACCAAAGCAGCCCTCAAAGCTGCCCTGCTCAAGTCCCTAAGGAGCAGGCTCAGAG ATGGGCCCAGTGCACCCTTGGAGGCGCCTGAGCCTCGAAAGCCCGTGACAGCTCAGGAACGCCAGCGAGAACGAGAAGAGAAGCGCAGGAGGCGACAAGAGAGAGCCAAGGAGCGGGAGAAGCGACGACAAGAGAGAGAACGCAAGGAGAGGGGGGCTGGTACCTTGGGGGGCCCCTCTACTGACCCTCTGGCTGGACTGGTGCTCAGTGACAATGACCGAAGCCTGCTAGAGCGGTGGACTCGCATGGCTaggcctcctgcccctgcccctgccccagcgCCAGCACCAGCGCCAGCACCGTCCTCTGCCCAGCCCACTAGTACTCCTACTGGCCCCGTATCTCAGTCTACTGGTCCTCTACAGCCTGCAGGCTCTATTCCGGGTCCTGCCTCCCAGCCTGTTTGCCCACCCCCTGGCCCTGTTCCCCAGCCTGCTGGCCCTATCCCTGCTCCGCTCCAGACTGCCCCTTCCACTAGCCTTTTGGCCTCCCAGTCACTTGTGCCACCTAGTGGGTTGCCTGGTTCTGGTGCCCCAGAAGTTCTGCCTTACTTCCCATCTGGCCCACCACCTCCAGATCCTGGGCTCACCCCTCAGCCTTCTACATCAGAGTCACCTGATGTCAACCTGGTGACTCAGCAGCTGTCCAAGTCTCAG GTGGAGGACCCCCTGCCTCCTGTGTTCTCTGGCACTCCAAAGGGCAGTGGGGCTGGCTACGGAGTTGGCTTTGATCTGGAGGAATTCTTAAATCAATCTTTTGATATGGGTGTGGCTGATGGGCCACAGGATGG CCAGGCAGACTCAGCCTCACTCTCAGCCTCTCTCCTTGCTGACTGGCTTGAGGGCCATGGCATGAACCCTGCTGACATTGAGTCTCTGCAGCGTGAGATCCAGATGGACTCCCCAATGCTGCTGTCTGACCTGCCTGACCTCCAAGAGCCCTGA